A genomic region of Halobacteriovorax sp. DA5 contains the following coding sequences:
- the prfB gene encoding peptide chain release factor 2 (programmed frameshift) has product MALGEKKSLMVSYDEKLASLRRSLDVDQKSARIGEIQDMEAMPGFWDDNQNAAKVQKEKNLLEDVVNTYTKLKDLYDEFEILNEYATEGDEESATAAIEISDEFVEAFNKAELKVLLSDDADPNNAIVSINAGAGGTESCDWASMLFRMVKRWAEHKKFKVQLLDVQDGDSAGIKSATMLIEGNYAYGNLKSETGVHRLVRISPFDSANRRHTSFASIFVSPEVDDDIEIEVLDKDIRIDVYRSGGAGGQSVNTTDSAVRITHFPTGLVVTCQNERSQLQNKIQAMKVLKSRLYELELEKQRAAAAEEEANKKEIGWGAQIRSYVLHPYKMVKDHRTNYESSQAEKVLDGDIDGFMDAYLRWSVDGMKEE; this is encoded by the exons AAGTTATGATGAGAAGCTTGCAAGTCTAAGGAGGTCACTT GATGTTGACCAAAAGTCAGCACGCATAGGTGAAATTCAAGATATGGAGGCCATGCCTGGCTTCTGGGACGACAATCAAAATGCTGCCAAAGTACAAAAGGAAAAAAACCTTTTAGAAGATGTCGTTAATACTTATACAAAATTAAAAGATCTATATGATGAATTTGAAATTTTAAATGAATACGCTACTGAAGGTGATGAAGAATCTGCTACAGCAGCGATTGAGATTTCAGATGAATTCGTCGAAGCTTTCAATAAAGCGGAATTAAAAGTTCTACTTTCTGATGATGCTGACCCAAATAATGCGATTGTTAGTATAAATGCTGGTGCCGGTGGTACCGAATCTTGCGATTGGGCAAGTATGCTATTTAGAATGGTAAAGAGATGGGCCGAACATAAAAAGTTTAAGGTTCAACTTCTTGATGTTCAAGATGGTGATAGTGCAGGGATCAAATCAGCAACGATGTTAATTGAAGGCAATTACGCTTACGGAAATCTTAAATCTGAAACAGGCGTGCATCGTCTTGTGCGTATTTCACCATTTGATTCAGCTAATCGTAGACATACTTCTTTTGCTTCAATTTTTGTTTCACCAGAAGTCGATGACGATATTGAAATTGAAGTTTTAGATAAAGATATTCGCATTGATGTTTATCGCTCTGGTGGTGCTGGTGGACAGTCAGTAAATACAACTGATTCGGCCGTTAGAATTACGCACTTTCCAACTGGTCTTGTTGTAACTTGTCAAAATGAAAGGTCACAGCTGCAAAATAAAATTCAGGCCATGAAAGTTCTTAAGTCTCGTTTATATGAGTTAGAGCTAGAAAAGCAAAGAGCAGCGGCCGCTGAAGAAGAAGCTAATAAGAAAGAGATTGGATGGGGGGCACAGATTCGCTCTTACGTTCTACATCCTTATAAAATGGTTAAAGATCACAGAACTAACTATGAATCATCACAAGCTGAAAAAGTTTTAGATGGTGATATCGATGGTTTTATGGATGCATATTTAAGATGGTCAGTTGATGGGATGAAGGAAGAGTAA
- a CDS encoding FtsX-like permease family protein, whose protein sequence is MSFFYLFKDFQLLFFRDRSSRYFITATIIGLMFSLAVILCSLALMDGFGVTLKKSLNAGSGEIILTATNGFFELNENEQKDLDNFPIQTKIPMLRTQSFVNKDEKGKAVFVVGVNEKINQLDNGLVEPGENEVIIGDLLAQDLKVKVGDTLKFSFSAGKLGERYLPTNAVLKVKDIKTFKIHEYRNRFVYVNLKKIQTLLGVKDRINLMSLRLKPEYRSLSKINEVVADMKSVFYYEYTIAPYWSDFATFLKAVEFEKYMISIVFSIVVILAIFNCLAFIIFSKERRSQEIFLLYAIGLSPKKFRTLWMVQNIGIWLIAFLGSLVCVEIFDYLLSTLDIFSLPTDVYHLNRIELFLSLRDIFIVGLISFIFIIFLTFVVLKRLDSKSMAQGLREEFS, encoded by the coding sequence TTGAGTTTTTTCTATCTATTTAAAGATTTTCAATTACTTTTTTTTCGTGATCGATCGTCACGTTATTTTATTACGGCCACAATTATAGGCCTTATGTTTTCTCTTGCCGTTATTCTTTGTAGTTTGGCCCTGATGGATGGCTTTGGGGTAACTCTTAAGAAATCCCTTAATGCTGGAAGTGGTGAGATTATTCTTACGGCAACAAATGGATTCTTTGAGTTAAATGAAAATGAACAAAAGGATCTTGATAACTTTCCAATTCAAACTAAAATTCCAATGCTTCGTACACAATCATTTGTAAATAAAGATGAGAAGGGAAAGGCCGTCTTTGTCGTTGGTGTTAATGAAAAGATTAATCAACTCGATAATGGTCTAGTTGAGCCTGGCGAAAATGAAGTTATAATTGGTGATCTTCTTGCACAAGATTTAAAGGTTAAAGTGGGAGATACTTTAAAGTTCAGTTTTTCGGCCGGTAAATTAGGTGAACGATATCTTCCAACAAATGCGGTTTTAAAAGTAAAAGATATTAAAACTTTTAAAATTCACGAATATCGAAATCGTTTTGTTTATGTGAACTTAAAAAAGATTCAAACTCTTTTGGGAGTTAAGGATCGTATTAATTTAATGAGCCTAAGGCTAAAACCTGAGTATCGAAGTCTTTCGAAGATCAATGAAGTTGTAGCTGATATGAAAAGTGTCTTCTACTATGAATATACTATCGCACCTTATTGGAGCGATTTTGCAACTTTCTTAAAGGCCGTTGAATTTGAAAAATATATGATTTCGATTGTTTTCTCAATTGTTGTTATCTTAGCTATCTTTAACTGTTTAGCTTTTATCATATTTTCAAAAGAGAGAAGGTCACAAGAAATCTTTTTACTATATGCTATTGGACTTTCTCCTAAGAAATTTAGAACACTTTGGATGGTTCAGAATATCGGGATTTGGCTTATTGCATTTTTAGGCTCTCTCGTTTGCGTAGAGATTTTTGATTATCTTCTATCAACTCTTGATATTTTCTCTCTTCCAACAGATGTTTATCACCTAAATCGAATTGAGCTATTCTTATCCCTAAGAGATATTTTTATTGTTGGATTAATTTCATTTATCTTTATTATATTCTTAACTTTTGTAGTTCTTAAGAGATTAGATTCAAAATCAATGGCCCAAGGCCTTAGAGAGGAGTTTTCGTAA
- a CDS encoding ABC transporter ATP-binding protein codes for MAVLNVSNVYKDFGNSHILKGVDLELSQGEQCVIKGSSGCGKSTLLYLIGGLENITSGQITVDNLNIGQMNDAKLANYRNSKIGFVFQFHFLLSSLTCLENILLPARLGGHDVSKVKKYILSLAKTLGVSECLKRYPYEISGGQQQRINLIRALSLRPKLLLCDEPTGNLDSKNSKIVADLIFELSRELGTTLLVVTHDEEMSRKFSRVHTMIDGILH; via the coding sequence ATGGCAGTTTTAAATGTATCGAATGTTTACAAAGACTTTGGAAATTCTCATATCCTAAAAGGGGTTGATCTTGAACTTTCACAAGGTGAACAATGTGTAATTAAGGGATCATCGGGGTGTGGTAAATCAACTCTTTTGTATCTTATTGGGGGACTTGAGAATATTACTTCAGGTCAAATTACAGTTGATAACTTGAATATTGGTCAAATGAATGATGCGAAGTTAGCAAATTATCGTAATTCCAAAATAGGATTTGTTTTCCAATTTCATTTTTTACTTTCATCTCTAACATGTCTTGAAAATATTCTTCTTCCGGCCCGCTTAGGTGGACATGATGTGTCAAAGGTGAAGAAGTATATTCTCTCTCTGGCCAAGACTTTAGGTGTATCTGAGTGCCTTAAGCGCTACCCATATGAGATCTCTGGTGGGCAGCAGCAGCGTATCAATCTTATACGTGCTCTATCACTGCGTCCAAAGCTTTTACTGTGCGATGAGCCGACAGGTAATCTCGACTCTAAGAATTCAAAAATTGTTGCTGATCTTATCTTCGAATTATCAAGAGAGCTTGGAACAACTCTTCTTGTTGTAACGCATGACGAGGAAATGTCTCGTAAGTTTAGTCGTGTTCATACGATGATCGATGGAATCCTGCATTAA
- the bamA gene encoding outer membrane protein assembly factor BamA has protein sequence MINSWKSFIYIIVFSITLSIQASEIGPRVRLFKISSVEVQGLKKVEKEAVLDKLRSRAGLTLTNEILFDDIKTIYNLKYFESVEAHQDGNKLIFQVVEKPIIAKIVFSGNDEVDKDDLSENLKTREYSILDINSIQADVRQMEKTYEEKGFYLANVSYEIRHVDKENVHLVYKISEYDKVRVKKVTFLGLTAFAEEEVKSIMETREESLFSFLSGSGNFKELNFKTDIERIKYFYSTKGYLQVNVAVPEVTVSEDKKWVFITVKIKEGPKFDVRDVYFQGELLFTEDELREKTKLKAGEVYSEELLRRDIQTLTESYQDLGYAFANVIRNIQLVPGENRVDIQYSFEKGKLAKFGRISVTGNTKTRDKVIRRELKIHEGGKYSGSGLRESKENVNRLGFFEPGSVIFNTVSSPGQDDILDVEISVKEKSTGQISLGAGYSTATGGFFQASISQNNFRGLGQQLSFSTNIAKEQQNFSLSFTEPYFMDSKWTLGGEVFRTVDTQLDSYDYKKHGFAARIGYPIFEYTRLYTTYKLEETELTDIKDPTVDENEDGVTSSVRLAVVKDKRNNRFEPTDGYYWNLATEYAGLGGDKEWWKNEIDVRYFYPVWKELVFRSRFYTGKIEDKGVPVPRNEKFSLGGARNLRGYDIEDIGPKETVTYDDDNDPGTPNVTETFNTGAPFTVFTTLELEHPLAKEAGLKFVTFFDAGTAKRLEDIDKIYMDYGFGFRWFSPIGVLRFEWGIPINPDPDMNAGTKFHFDIGQLF, from the coding sequence ATGATTAACTCTTGGAAGAGTTTTATATATATAATTGTTTTTTCAATTACCTTAAGTATTCAAGCAAGTGAAATTGGACCACGTGTTCGTCTGTTTAAAATCTCAAGTGTTGAAGTTCAAGGTTTAAAGAAGGTAGAGAAAGAAGCTGTTCTTGATAAGCTACGTTCTCGCGCTGGCCTTACTCTTACAAATGAAATTCTATTTGATGACATTAAAACAATTTATAACCTCAAGTACTTTGAGTCCGTAGAGGCTCATCAGGATGGCAATAAGCTAATCTTTCAAGTTGTTGAAAAGCCTATTATTGCTAAGATCGTTTTTAGTGGAAATGATGAAGTCGATAAAGACGACTTAAGTGAAAACTTAAAGACAAGAGAATACTCAATCCTAGACATTAACTCAATTCAAGCTGATGTTCGCCAAATGGAGAAGACCTACGAAGAAAAGGGCTTCTACCTGGCCAATGTTTCGTATGAAATTAGACATGTCGACAAAGAGAATGTTCACTTAGTTTATAAAATCAGTGAGTACGATAAGGTTCGAGTTAAGAAAGTGACTTTCTTAGGTCTAACTGCTTTTGCAGAAGAAGAAGTTAAGTCAATTATGGAGACAAGAGAGGAGAGTCTATTTTCATTCCTTTCTGGTTCAGGAAACTTTAAAGAACTAAATTTTAAAACAGATATTGAAAGAATTAAGTATTTCTATTCGACTAAAGGTTATCTTCAGGTCAACGTTGCTGTCCCTGAAGTAACAGTTTCAGAAGATAAGAAATGGGTATTCATTACTGTTAAGATTAAAGAAGGTCCTAAATTTGATGTTCGTGATGTTTACTTCCAAGGTGAGCTTCTTTTTACTGAAGATGAACTTAGAGAAAAAACAAAACTTAAGGCCGGAGAAGTTTATTCAGAAGAGCTTTTAAGACGTGATATTCAAACTCTTACTGAGTCATACCAAGACCTTGGTTATGCCTTTGCCAACGTTATCAGAAATATCCAACTAGTACCTGGCGAAAATAGAGTTGATATTCAGTACTCATTTGAAAAAGGGAAGCTTGCGAAGTTTGGTCGCATCTCAGTAACTGGAAATACTAAAACTCGTGATAAAGTAATTCGTCGTGAGCTTAAAATTCATGAAGGTGGGAAGTATTCTGGTTCAGGTCTTCGTGAGTCAAAAGAAAATGTTAATCGTCTTGGTTTCTTTGAACCAGGTAGCGTTATCTTCAATACTGTTTCATCTCCGGGACAAGACGATATTCTTGATGTTGAGATTAGTGTTAAAGAAAAGAGTACAGGACAAATTTCTCTTGGTGCTGGTTACTCAACGGCAACAGGTGGTTTCTTTCAAGCTTCTATTTCTCAAAACAACTTTAGAGGTTTAGGACAACAATTATCGTTCTCAACAAATATTGCAAAAGAGCAACAAAACTTCTCTCTATCATTTACTGAACCATACTTTATGGATTCGAAATGGACTCTGGGTGGAGAGGTGTTTAGAACAGTTGATACTCAACTTGATTCATACGATTATAAGAAACATGGTTTTGCGGCTCGTATTGGTTATCCTATCTTCGAATACACAAGGCTATATACAACATATAAGCTTGAAGAAACTGAGCTTACAGATATTAAAGATCCAACAGTCGATGAGAACGAAGATGGTGTGACTTCTTCAGTTCGTCTTGCTGTTGTAAAGGATAAGAGAAATAACCGTTTTGAGCCTACTGATGGTTACTACTGGAACCTTGCTACTGAGTATGCAGGACTTGGTGGTGATAAAGAATGGTGGAAGAATGAAATTGATGTACGTTATTTCTATCCGGTATGGAAAGAGCTAGTTTTTAGAAGTCGATTCTACACTGGGAAAATTGAAGATAAAGGTGTTCCTGTACCAAGAAATGAGAAATTCTCATTAGGTGGTGCGAGAAACTTACGTGGTTATGACATCGAAGATATTGGTCCAAAAGAGACTGTTACTTATGATGATGATAATGACCCAGGAACTCCTAATGTTACTGAAACATTTAATACAGGTGCCCCGTTCACTGTGTTTACAACACTGGAGCTTGAGCACCCACTTGCCAAAGAAGCAGGCCTTAAATTTGTTACTTTCTTTGATGCAGGTACGGCCAAAAGGCTAGAAGATATCGATAAGATATATATGGATTATGGTTTTGGTTTCCGTTGGTTCTCACCAATTGGTGTTCTAAGATTTGAGTGGGGTATTCCTATTAACCCTGACCCAGATATGAATGCGGGAACAAAATTCCACTTTGATATTGGACAATTATTTTAA
- a CDS encoding OmpH family outer membrane protein has translation MKNLLVIGLLFSSLTASAMNIGRVDVQKVLLTVKESKKIKDKLQKEIDKKQAELKKEEEALVKEKEKFEKQALVMNEKTKQQKGQELQKKFFGFQQKMQQYQGELAKMEQSAKGPILNKIKTVVEEVSKKKGLDWTYETSTTPILYINKVTDITEDVIKAYDNKHK, from the coding sequence ATGAAAAATTTATTAGTAATTGGATTACTTTTCTCTTCATTAACAGCATCTGCAATGAATATCGGACGTGTTGATGTTCAAAAAGTTCTTTTAACAGTTAAAGAGTCTAAAAAGATTAAGGATAAACTGCAAAAAGAAATCGATAAGAAGCAAGCTGAGCTTAAGAAAGAAGAAGAAGCTCTAGTAAAAGAAAAAGAGAAGTTTGAAAAACAAGCTCTTGTTATGAATGAAAAAACTAAGCAACAAAAAGGTCAAGAACTACAGAAGAAGTTCTTTGGTTTCCAACAGAAAATGCAACAGTACCAAGGTGAGCTTGCAAAAATGGAACAAAGTGCAAAAGGACCAATTTTAAATAAAATTAAAACTGTTGTTGAAGAAGTATCAAAGAAGAAAGGTCTTGATTGGACTTATGAGACTTCGACAACTCCAATTCTTTACATCAATAAAGTTACTGACATTACTGAAGATGTAATTAAAGCTTACGATAACAAACATAAGTAA
- the lpxD gene encoding UDP-3-O-(3-hydroxymyristoyl)glucosamine N-acyltransferase codes for MSILIKNIIENDSDMSFLSGNLEYSVSGISSIEEIIEEKILFIGAKKFLAKYRDAGAGDNLALIIDTNLFESLDDSEKKELENNSIVLLTSSNIPISITKASKLFFDEKLGSLNYDLDGRKSSLASIHPSVKIAENVFVGEGVEIAADCIIMPGCVILPNVKIAENCTIYPNVTIYPQTVIGKNCRIHSGTTIGSDGFGYNFHQGVHHKIWHFGGVEIGDDVEIGSNTSIDQGTFSPTRIGSGVKIDNLVQVAHNVKVGNGVILCGQAGLGGSTKIGDYAVLGGKAAVADNLEVGTAAQLAGGSVAIGNVKPKEIVGGYPARPMREFLRGIAFLRKNI; via the coding sequence ATGTCCATTCTGATTAAAAATATTATCGAAAACGATAGCGATATGAGTTTTCTATCTGGAAATCTTGAGTACTCTGTTTCTGGGATTTCATCGATAGAAGAAATTATTGAAGAAAAAATTCTCTTCATTGGTGCTAAAAAATTTCTAGCTAAATATAGAGATGCTGGCGCTGGAGATAATTTAGCACTAATTATTGATACAAATCTTTTTGAATCGCTTGATGACTCTGAAAAGAAAGAACTAGAAAATAATTCGATAGTGTTACTTACTTCTTCAAATATACCTATCTCAATTACGAAAGCATCTAAATTATTTTTCGACGAAAAACTTGGGAGCTTAAATTACGATCTTGATGGCCGTAAAAGTAGCTTGGCCTCAATTCACCCTTCAGTAAAAATTGCTGAAAATGTTTTTGTTGGAGAGGGTGTCGAAATCGCAGCTGATTGTATAATCATGCCTGGCTGTGTGATTTTACCAAATGTTAAAATTGCCGAAAATTGTACAATTTATCCAAACGTGACAATTTATCCTCAAACTGTCATTGGAAAAAATTGTCGAATTCACTCTGGTACGACTATAGGTAGTGATGGATTCGGTTATAACTTTCATCAAGGTGTTCATCATAAGATTTGGCACTTTGGTGGAGTTGAAATTGGTGATGATGTTGAAATTGGTTCAAATACTTCAATTGACCAAGGAACATTCTCTCCAACACGTATCGGAAGTGGCGTAAAAATTGATAATCTTGTTCAAGTTGCTCACAATGTTAAGGTTGGAAACGGAGTTATTCTCTGCGGACAGGCCGGACTTGGTGGAAGTACAAAGATTGGAGATTATGCCGTTCTTGGAGGAAAAGCAGCTGTTGCAGACAACTTAGAAGTTGGTACGGCCGCTCAACTTGCAGGAGGATCGGTTGCTATTGGAAACGTGAAGCCGAAGGAAATCGTTGGTGGATACCCAGCAAGACCTATGCGTGAATTTTTACGAGGAATTGCTTTTTTACGAAAGAATATTTAA